The Methanobrevibacter sp. genome includes the window TCCTTTTTCTGAATTTTACGTAATTCCTGATAAAACTGATCCACTTAATACCATCTCTAAAATATGATTTAAAAAGAAAAAAAAGTAAACAAATGAAATTATTCATCTGTTTCTAATCTAGGAGCAAGCAAGAAACTTAGTTTACCATCGCCAGTAACCATATTAAGGGTTAAACTTAATGGCATGTCAGTACCTAAACCAATTTCAGCTTCCTCTGAAAATTTGTCTGCCTTAAGCATTTCTCTAATTTTATCCAATGAGAATAAAGATTTTGCATGTTCATTGATGTTTTCCCCATGGAGATATTTGATGCTTGCATCACCAAATTCACCATCAGCGGATGCAATAAAGTAATCTTCATCCACTTGGAAAGCAATTTTATCTGAAAAGATATCAATATCGTTGATACAATCTTTTAAGATGGAGAAACGTACTTTAAATGAAGTTGGATGATCGATTTGAGGTGGAACAGGGTTATCGTATTCCATATCAATCAATCTTATTTTGAAAGTTCTTGTTGCATCACCTTCAAAAGTAATGATGAAATTACCTTCATCTACAGACATCAAAACTCTGTCCTGTGATTTAGCACGTTTGAGAACTCTCATGAATTCATCAGTGTCAATATTGATTTTTTCAGGAACATCACAAAGATACTCATCAAATAAACTAGCTTTGAGTTCCAAATGTACGAAAGTTATATGACTACGGTCTAAGGCATCCAGTCTCATGCCTTCACTATCAGTTTGAATTTGTACTTCATCAACGATTGATGAAATAGCATCAAAACTTGTTTTTAATATACTAGAATCACTTAATTCTGCTTTAAACATAAATAATCCTCTAATCAATAATATTTCTATATTTATTTTTTATTATATAATAAGTTTATCTTTTTTTAAAATTATTCATTGGCAGCCTTTTTCATACTTGAAACATAATCCATCAAAGGGCCTTTAGCGTCTTCGCCATTCTCTTCTATGATTTTTACAATTGCGCTTCCAACAATAACCCCATCGGCAATTTTACCAATTTGAGAAGCCTGCTCCGGAGTATTTATTCCAAAACCAACAGCCAATGGCAAATCAGTGACATCGCGAATGTCGCTTATTATTGCATTCAGGTCCGTTTTAATCTCAGAACGCATCCCAGTAACACCTAGAGAGGATACGATATAAATAAAACCGCTTGCATCGCTTGCAATTTTTTGAATTCTTTCCTTGGAAGTTGGAGCAATCAGAGAAATCACATCCACACCATTTCTCTTAGCGATTTCATCGATTTCACCCTTTTCCTCATAAGGCAAATCGGGTGATATTATCCCATCAACACCCAATTCTGCGCATTTTTTAAAGAATTCCTCATAACCGTAAAAGAAAACCGGATTGATGTATGTCAAAAATACTAAAGGAATATCAGTCTTTAATCTAACCTGCCTTATGATATCAAACACATCATCGGTTGTGGTATTGTGCTTTAAAGCCCTTACATTAGCATCCTGTATAACTACTCCTTCAGCCATAGGGTCTGAAAATGGAATGCCTATCTCTATTAAGTCACATCCCGCTTCTTCCATTGCTAAAATATATTCAACTGTCTTTTCAACAGTAGGATCTCCTGCAGTTAAAAAACCGATGAATGCTTTTCCATCTTTAAATGCATTAGCTATTTTACTCATTCAACTCAACTCCCCTGTATTCTGCAATTGATCTAACATCCTTGTCTCCCCTTCCTGAAAGACAAATCATAATAATATCATCCTTATCCATTTCTGGAGCAATTTTCATTGCATATGCAACCGCATGAGCACTTTCAATAGCCGGAATAATTCCTTCCATTCTTGATAAATATTCAAAGGCTTCAACAGCCTCTTCATCATTAATCGGAACATATTCCGCCCTTCCTATATCCCTTAAGTATGCGTGTTCCGGACCAACACCCGGATAGTCAAGACCTGCTGAAACAGAATATACCGGAGCAATTTGACCATAATCTCCTTGGTTAAATATTGATTTCATGCCATGAAATATTCCAATCTCCCCATTGGTTAAAGCTGCCGCATTATATGGGGTATCAACGCCTTTACCTCCAGCTTCACATCCTATTAATCTGACATCCTCATCTTCTATGAAATTATAAAATGCCCCCATTGCATTGCTTCCACCACCGACACATGCAATAACTGCAGTAGGCAGTTTTCCTTCAATGTCTAAAAATTGTTGGCGAGCCTCCTTACTGATAACGGCTTGAAAATCACGGACAATCATAGGGAATGGATGCGGTCCCATTGTAGAACCAATTACATAATTCGTATCATGAACACGAGCAATCCAATCTCTAAATGCATCATTAACCGCATCTTTCAGTGTTTTCGTTCCCGATTTAACAGAATGCACCTTAGCACCAAGCAATTCCATCCTATAAACATTCAATGCTTGTCTTTGTGTATCCACTTCCCCCATAAATACTTCACATTCCATATCTAAAAGTGCAGCGGCAGTTGCAGTTGCAACACCATGTTGGCCTGCACCAGTTTCAGCTATCACTCTTGTTTTCCCCATCTTTTTAGCAAGCAATACCTGGCCTAAAACATTATTAATCTTATGAGCTCCAGTATGGTTTAAATCTTC containing:
- the trpB gene encoding tryptophan synthase subunit beta, whose protein sequence is MSKGRYGEYGGQYISETLMNELLYLEEQYYHYMDDPEFVDELNTLLKEYAGRPSLLYYAKRMTEDLGGAKIYLKREDLNHTGAHKINNVLGQVLLAKKMGKTRVIAETGAGQHGVATATAAALLDMECEVFMGEVDTQRQALNVYRMELLGAKVHSVKSGTKTLKDAVNDAFRDWIARVHDTNYVIGSTMGPHPFPMIVRDFQAVISKEARQQFLDIEGKLPTAVIACVGGGSNAMGAFYNFIEDEDVRLIGCEAGGKGVDTPYNAAALTNGEIGIFHGMKSIFNQGDYGQIAPVYSVSAGLDYPGVGPEHAYLRDIGRAEYVPINDEEAVEAFEYLSRMEGIIPAIESAHAVAYAMKIAPEMDKDDIIMICLSGRGDKDVRSIAEYRGVELNE
- the pcn gene encoding proliferating cell nuclear antigen (pcna), which codes for MFKAELSDSSILKTSFDAISSIVDEVQIQTDSEGMRLDALDRSHITFVHLELKASLFDEYLCDVPEKINIDTDEFMRVLKRAKSQDRVLMSVDEGNFIITFEGDATRTFKIRLIDMEYDNPVPPQIDHPTSFKVRFSILKDCINDIDIFSDKIAFQVDEDYFIASADGEFGDASIKYLHGENINEHAKSLFSLDKIREMLKADKFSEEAEIGLGTDMPLSLTLNMVTGDGKLSFLLAPRLETDE
- the trpA gene encoding tryptophan synthase subunit alpha, translated to MSKIANAFKDGKAFIGFLTAGDPTVEKTVEYILAMEEAGCDLIEIGIPFSDPMAEGVVIQDANVRALKHNTTTDDVFDIIRQVRLKTDIPLVFLTYINPVFFYGYEEFFKKCAELGVDGIISPDLPYEEKGEIDEIAKRNGVDVISLIAPTSKERIQKIASDASGFIYIVSSLGVTGMRSEIKTDLNAIISDIRDVTDLPLAVGFGINTPEQASQIGKIADGVIVGSAIVKIIEENGEDAKGPLMDYVSSMKKAANE